The DNA sequence AAGACGTATGACGGCCTGACGACGCGAAAACCGCTGAAGTACCGGCTGGCCTACGTCGCCGATCTGGAAGCCACGTTCACCCCGTCATTCAAGCTCATGCTCGACAACGCCGACACCCTCTTCGCCCCCGGTGACGACCGGGTGGCGTCGCTGTTCGTCTGGCACTTCGTCGAAGAGGTCGAACACCGCAGTTCGGCACTGCTGATCTACGACTCCGTGGTCAACAGCCCGTGGTACCGGATGCGGGTCGCGCCTTCGGTGTTCGCGCATGCCGGCTCCGTCATGGTCAAAGCTGCCGAAGGGTTCAACCGGCTGGTGCCCACCGAGATCCGCAAGGTCGATGCCTCATCGATGTTCGGCGGACATCGGTGGAAAACCGTTCTGGCCGAGCGGTTCCGGTTCGTCAGCAGGCTGCCGGGCATCGGCGCACCCCGGTTCGGCCCGTTCGGCAAGCCCTACCCGCAGGTACCGCTGAGCCAACAGGTTGCCGCGATGATCGGCGTGGTCCGCAGCCAGCTGCCCGGCCACGATCCCGACCAGCAGAAGCTGCCCGACATGGCGGCCGAATGGCTGGCGCGCTACGGCGCCGGCGACGACGTCACACGGTGGTACACCACGGCGCGCAACCAGCTCCGCACGACCTAGCCGTGCCTAGCTCTCGCTCGCAGATACCTCGGCCTGCGCACTGGGCTCCTCCCCCAGCCGCTCACTGAGGCTCCGCACCGTCGGCGCCTCGAGCAGGACGGTCGCCGCAAGATCGCTGCCGAGCGCGGCGTTGACGGCGGCCACCGCACGCATGGCGGACAACGAGTCGCCGCCGAGGTCGAAGAAACCGTCGTCAACACCCACCTGATCGACACCCAGGACCTGGATGTAGATGTCGGCGAGGATCTGCTCGACGAGGGTGGCCGGACCGCGACCTCCGTCGGTGCGCTGATGGGGCGGTTCCGGCGAATCCGGCACTGCGCCTAGCGGTTCCACGGTCAACGGCTCGGTGGGGTCAGCCGTCATGGCCGATAGGATGCGGCGGAACCGCTCGATCACCGTGTCGATCTCGTCGGCTCCGAACACCGCAGTGCTGTATTGGAAACGCAGGTCGAGTTCGGCGCCCGGCACCGCCTGGACAGCCAGCGGGTAGTGGTAGTGGTCGCGAGCGCTGATAGCGGTGATCGCAAGGCCGTCGGCGCCGGACAGTGCTGCGGTGTCGGTCGGATAGTTCTCATAGACGAACACCGTGTCGAACAGCTGCCGATGTCCGGTGGCACGGTGAATCTCGGTCAGCCCCAGATGCTCGTGCTCGAAGGTGTGGTTGTGCGCGGTGCGCAACTGGTCGAGAAGATCCGATGCGGTGGTCTCGCCGGTGACGGTCGCACGCACCGGCACCGTGTTGATCAGCAACCCGACCATCTGCTCGGCACCGATGACCTCGGCCGGCCGGCCCGAAACCACCGAGCCGAAGGCGATGTCGCCGTGACCGGTGATCGACATCAGAACCTGCGCGAAGGCAGCCTGCAGGACGGTGCTCACGGTGGTGTGGTGCGCGCGCGCCAACTCCCCGAGCGCACGGGTGCTGTGCTCGGATACCTTGAGCGAGGCCACCTTCCGCGGGGCGAGGCCCAACGGGTCGGCCCGGCCCACGAGTGTGGGGGCGCCGAAACCGGCGAACACCTCGGCCCAGGCCGCCCTGGCCGCGTCCCGGTCACGGGTGTCCAGCCAGTCGACGAACCGGCGGTACGGCACCGCGGTGGGCAGCCGCTGCCCGTAGTAGCCGGCGAAAATCTCCTGCAACAGGATGGGCAGCGACCAGCCGTCGAGCGCGATGTGATGATTGGTCAGCACACACCGGTGGGTGTCGCCGCCGACGTGGATCAGGGCAATGCGCAGCGCCGGCTGTTCGGCGAGGTGGTAGACGGCGGCGCGTTCGGCGGCACAGATCCGGGCGATCTGCTCCTCGACATCGCCTGCCGCCGGGTCGATGTCGAGGTAGCGGCACGTCACGTCGGGATCAGCCGGGATCACCTGGACCGGCTGGTCGAACCGCGCACAGAACCGGGCACTGAGGTGCGGGTGGCGACCGATGGCCGCACGCGCGGCGTCGCGCAGGCGATGCTGATCGAGCCGGCCGTCGAGGGTGACGTCCAGCTGCACGGCATACACGTCGTCGGCGCCGCCGCCGGCTCCGGCCTGGAACAGCAGGCCCTGCTGCAGCGGCGTCAGGGGAAGGATGTCGCTGATCTGCTCGGTGGAGCACAGCTCGTCGATCTGGGTCTGGGTCAGTCGGGCGGGGGCAATGTCCGACGGCGTCAGACCACCACCGCCGGCGCGCACGTGCGCACAGATCCCGGCCAGCGCGTCGAACCACAACCGGCTCAGCCGGCCGACCTGTTCCTCGGTCAATACCGAAGGCGCCCAGGTCCATCCGGCACGCAACTGCGGTCCGGCGCCGACGTCGACCGTTCCGGCGTTGAGTTCGACGGTGTGCATGAGCGGCATCGATATCGCCGCCGCGATACCGGCGGCCGGTCCACCGTCCTGCCGGATCTCCCAGATGTCACCGGATGCCTCGGCTCCGCCGAGCCGGCCCAGGTAGTTGAACCCGATCGCGGGGTCGGCGCCACCGAGGTCGACGTCGTGGTTGAGGTAGCGCAGCAGACCGTAGGTCAGGCCATCGGGCAACGCACGCAGCTGCTCCTTGGCTTCCTTGACATAGGCGCCCAGCGCCGCTGCACCGGAGGTGATCTGAGCCCAGTCCAGTCCACCGGCGGTCACCGCCACCGGATACTTGGTGGTGAACCAGCCGACCGTGCGGGACAGGTCCACGCCGCGGGCCAGTTCCTCGTCGCGGCCGTGTCCTTCGACGTCGATGGCGACGGGACCGTCTGCGGTGCCGCTGAATTCGGCGACCGCCAGCACGAAGGCGATGAGCAGGATCTCGTGGATACCGGCGTGGAACGCCGTCGGTACCTCGCCGAGCAGCATCCGGGTCGTCGTGACGTCGAGGTCCACCGACAGGCTGCCCGCGGTGGCGTAGGTGTCGACGTCGGGCTGCACCGGCGGCAGCGCGGCGGGGATGGCCGCGATCTGCTGCCAGGTGCCCAGCTGCGCCACCACATCGGGGCGATGCGCGTGCTCGGTGAGCAGAGTGGCCCAGCGCTGGAAGGAGGTGCGAGCCGGATGCAGGGCGACCGGCTGGCCGCCGTGGATCTGTGCCCAGGCAAGGTTGATGTCCTCCAACAGGATTCGCCAGGACACCCCGTCGACGGCCAGGTGGTGGACGATCATGACCAGATGCCCGGTCGACGGCTCCCACAGTGCGCTGAGCATGGCGCCGGCAGCCGGGGCGAGCCGGGAACGGGCGGCGACCACGGCGTCCTCGGTGACCACATCGACGTGCTGCACACACGCCCGGGCGTCGACCGTGCCGGATTCGGGCACCGTCAGCGACCATCCGCCCGCACCGTCGTCACGCACCTGCAGGCGCAGCATCGCGTGCCGGTCCAACAGCGCCTGGAGCACGGTCACCACGTCGTCCTCGGTCACCCCG is a window from the Mycolicibacterium anyangense genome containing:
- a CDS encoding metal-dependent hydrolase, whose protein sequence is MTHLPTRKLRFGFADAEVPYLWNPSDPAFSSATNAMSFFFIAVEKMIVAAVNEALPLIADPAVVDEARAFVRQEAQHTLAHRQHAKALIKTHPPLKHVLDEMVKTYDGLTTRKPLKYRLAYVADLEATFTPSFKLMLDNADTLFAPGDDRVASLFVWHFVEEVEHRSSALLIYDSVVNSPWYRMRVAPSVFAHAGSVMVKAAEGFNRLVPTEIRKVDASSMFGGHRWKTVLAERFRFVSRLPGIGAPRFGPFGKPYPQVPLSQQVAAMIGVVRSQLPGHDPDQQKLPDMAAEWLARYGAGDDVTRWYTTARNQLRTT